The Ornithinimicrobium sufpigmenti genome includes the window GACGCCCAGATGGCGCTGCGTAACGCCCGCGACCTCTACACCCGCCGGCAGGAGGGGGTGTCGCTCTGGGTCGTGGCCTCCGCGGACATCACCGCCTCCAGCCCCGAGGAGAAGGACAGCTTCTTCGACCCGGCCGCGGACAAGGTCTACCGGCACCCGACCTTCTACGACGTGCCCGAGGACGTGGAGTACCTGTGAGCGAGCTCACCAGCGGGCCGGTGATAGCCGGTCGCCGCCCCGACGTCGGGGGCCTGGACGGTGCCACCCCGGCCGAGCTGCATGCCGCCTACCTGCTCTCCCTCGGTGACGACGCCCTGATCTATGCCCAGCGTCTCGGCGAGTGGCTCACCCATGCCCCGCAGATCGAGGAGGACATGGCCCTCGGCAATGTCGGCCTCGACCTGCTCGGCCAGGCCAGGGCCCTGCTCACCCGAGCCGGTGAGGTCGAGGGCGAGGGCCGCGACGAGGACGCGCTGGCGATGCTGCGCGACGAGCGCCGGTTCCGCAATGTGCAGCTGGTGGAGCAGCCCCGCGGCGACTTCGCCCACGAGATGGCACGCATGCTGTGGTTCGCCTCCTACCAGTACGAGCTGTACTCCCGGCTGGTCGACTCCGCCGACGAGGTGCTGGCCGGGATCGCCCAGAAGGCGGTCAAGGAGGTCGACTACCACCGCGACCACGCGACCCAGTGGGTGCTGCGCCTGGGCGACGGGACCGAGCTGAGCCACGCTCGGATGCAGGCCGCGCTGGAGGCGGTGCATCCGTACGTGCGCGAGCTGGGTGAGGACTACACCGCGGCGGTCTGGGCCAGCGAGCAGGCCATCGGCGTGCTCCCCTCCGCGCTGACCGAGGCGGTCAACGCTGGCGTCGCGCAGGTGGTCTCGCAGGCGACCCTGACCATGCCCGAGCCCCCGCGCTGGCACGCCCGCGGCGGCCGCGACGGCGTGCACTCCGAGGCGATGGGCTACCTGCTCGCGGAGATGCAGCACATCGCCCGCAGCCACCCCGGCGCCACCTGGTGAGGGTGCGGATGGGCGTGGGCACGGGAGCGGGCGGGGGAATGGGCACGGGTATGGAGCTCGCGCAGGCGCCGCGCGCGGTCGCGACCGACCAGCTCCTGGCGCAGGTGGAGGCTGCGCTGAGGGAGGTGCCCGACCCGGAGATCCCGGTCATCACCATCCACCAGCTCGGGGTCATCCGCGAGATCGAGCGGGTCGGTGAGGGCCTGCGGGTCACGATCACCCCTACGTACTCCGGGTGCCCGGCGATGCGGGTCATGGAGGAGGACATCCGACGCGTCTGCGGGCGGGCGGGCGTCCCCGTCGAGGTGGTCACGCGTCTCTCGCCTGCCTGGACCACCGACTGGATGAGCGAGGAGGGTCGCGAGGCCCTGCGCCGCTTCGGCATCGCCCCGCCCACCGGCCAGAAGGCGCACGGACCGGTGCCCGTCGGGCTCTCGGTCCGGCAGGTGAGCTGCCCGTTGTGCGGCTCGGAGCAGACCGAGGAGATCTCCCGCTTCGGGTCTACGGCCTGCAAGGCCCTGCGACGCTGCCTGTCCTGCCGGGAGCCGTTCGACGAGTTCAAGACACTGTGAGGGGCGCCGCCCCCCACGCCCCCCGCTGGGGCTGCGCACCAGACCCCGAAGAGGGTTTGAGGGCCCACGCCCCAGCGCCGCCCCTCGCTGGGGCACCCCGACGCAAGGAGCGATGTTGAGCCTGTTGCAGCAGCAGCCCACCCGGCGCCGCGCCACCTTTCATGACCTGACCGTCACCCGGGTGGACCGGCTGACCGACGACGCCGTCGCGATCAGCTTCGCCGTCCCGGAGGAGCTGAGCCGCGAGTTCGACTTCCAGCCCGGGCAGCACCTGACCGTGCGGGCCACGATCGACGGTCAGGATGTGCGCCGCTCCTACTCCTGCTGCATCTCCCGCGCCGAGGCCCGGCGCCGCGGGGAGGTCCGGGTGGCCTCGATGCGGGTGCCGACCGGCCTGATGTCGACCTGGCTGGGCAGCGAGGTCCGTCCGGGCGACACCCTGCAGGTGATGACGCCGATGGGCAGCTTCGTCTGCCCGACGGACCCCACGGCGCGTCGCCACCACGTCGGCGTGGCCGCGGGCTCGGGCATCACCCCGGTGCTGTCGCTGCTCACGACGGCGCTGGAGGAGGAGCCGCAGTCGCGGGCCACGCTGATCTTCGGCAACCGACGCACCGACTCCATCATGTTCCTGGAGGAGCTGATGGACCTGAAGAACCGGTTCCCGGGCCGGTTCATCCTGCTCAACGTGCTCTCCCGCGAGGTGCAGGACCTGGAGCTCTTCACCGGTCGGATCGACCGGGAGAAGTTCGAGGAGTTCCTGGCCACCTTCGTGCCCGAGGACGAGGTCGATGAGTGGTACCTGTGCGGGCCGCTGGGGATGGTCGAGACCGTCCGCGCCGTCCTGGCCGAGCGGGACGTGGACCCGGAGCACGTGCACCATGAGATCTTCCACGTGGACGACGCCGGGACACCGGTGACGCAGACCGCGCCGGTCGAGGTCGACCCCTCGGCGCCGCCGGAGGCCGTCGTCACCGTCACCCTCGACGGCCGCACGACCACGGTGCCGATGCCGACCCGCGTGGAGTCGATCCTGGACGCCACCCTGCGCGAGCGCCCCGACGCACCCTTCTCCTGCACCGGTGGCGTCTGCGGCACCTGCCGCGCCAAGGTGGTCACCGGGGAGGTCCGCATGGACCGCAACTACGCCCTGGAGCCGGACGAGGTGGAGCGGGGCTACCGGCTCATGTGCCAGTCGCACCCGGTCAGCGACCAGGTGACCATCGACTATGACGCCTGACCCCGTCTGAGCCCGCCCGGGCGCCGGCTTCGACGCCCCGGCACCGGCTTCGACGCCTGGGCTTTGGGGGTCAGACCTGCGTCGAGCCCGTCCGTCGTCGGGCGGCGCTCAGCCGGGACGGGGCCCACCGCAGCCGGCGCAGCGGGTCGAAGGGGGTCAGCTCGGCGGGCACCTGGCCCGTGGTGATCTGCTCGGCGAGCAGACGACCCGTGACCGGGCCGAGCGTCACGCCCCACATGCCGTGGCCGCCTGCGACGAATACGCGCTCGGACTCCGTGCGGCCGATGAGCGGCAGTCCGTCGGCGGTGACCGGGCGGGAGCCGACCCACTCGTCCTGCCGGCGGTCCAGGTCGGCGCCGTGGAGCAGCGGCCGGGCGGCCTCGACGATGGCCCGGATCCGCCGAGGGTCCAGCGCGGCGTCGGCCTTGCGGAACTCCATCATCCCGGCGACGCGCAGCCGGTCACCGAGCGGCGTGAGGGCCACCCGGACGGCGGGGAAGTACAGCGGGCCGGCCGGGAGGTGCTCGGTCTCCACGCTGAAGGAGTAGCCGCGCCCGGCCTGGACGACGTGCCGGACACCGAAGGGTCGCACCAGGTCACCCAGCCAGGCACCGGTCGCGACCACCACCGCGTCGTAGCTGCCCGACCCGGGACCGGCCGTGCGCACCTGCACCCCGGCCGGGCCGAGGTCGTCGATCCCGAGGACGTCGGCACCGGCGACGATCGGGGTGCCCTGGCCGCGCACCGCCTCGGCGAGGGCCTCGACATACTCCACCGGGCGCAGGTAGCGCTGGCCGTGGATGACGACGGCCGCCTGCACCTTCTCCGACAGGGCCGGCTCGCGGCGGCGCGCCTCGGCGCCCCCGATGAGCTCGTGCTCCACACGGCCCCCGGCCCGCTCGATCTGCTCGAACTCCTCCAGCAGCCCCTGCACGTCACCGGCGCGCTCGTAGGCGGCGGTGAACGGCTCGGCGTCCAGCACCGGTGCCGCGACGCCGTGCGCAGCCAGGTGGTCGAAGGCGTCGAGGGACTGTGCGTTGACCGGCAGCAGGGCCTGCATCGCGGTGGTCCACCGGCTGCCGGTGCTGTGCCGCACGAAACCGGCCACGAACCGGGCCAGGTTGGGGTCCAGGGTGGGCGGCACGTAGACGGGGGAGTTGGCCGAGATGACGGCGCGCACGCCGTAGCGCAGCACGGCCGGCTCCGGCAGCGGGGTCGCGATCGCCGGGGTCAGCCACCCGGCGTTGCCCCACGACGCCCCGGCACCGACGCCGGTGCGGTCCAGGACCGTGACCTCGACCCCCTGCTCCCGCAGGAACCACGCGGTCGAGAGACCGACCATGCCCGCACCGACCACCGCGATCTTGCGCACGTCCACTGCCACCGACCTCCTCGTCGACATCTACCGAGGACCATCGTCACACCTGCCCAGTCCCCGTGACGCATCGGGGTGGCGCAGCCCGGGCAACCCGGTCGAGAGCACGGTTGAGCGTCCTGTCGAGAGCCCGGTCGACGGCCTACCTGCGCAGCTCGTGCCAGGCCAGCCCGAGCTCCTGCAGCAGCTCGCGCAGCAGGGGCAGGCTCACGCCGACGACGGCGTGGTAGTCACCCTCGATGCCGGTGACGTACGGGCCGCCCAGGCCGTCGACGGTGAAGGCGCCGGCCACCTGCAGGGGCTCACCGGTGGCGACGTAGGCCGCGATCTCGGCGTCGGAGAGGTCGGCGAAGTGGACCACCGTGCTCGCGGTGGCCCCGAGGGTCCCCCCCGTGCCGCCTTCCTCCGGGTCCCGGTTGTCCACCAGCCAGTGCCCGGTATGCAGCGTGCCCGAGCGGCCACGCATCGTCCGCCACCGCTCGATCGCCACCTGCGAGGAGCCGGGCTTGCCGTGCAGCGCCCCGTCCAGCTCCAGCACCGAGTCGCAGCCCAGGACGAGAGCCTCGGGGTCATGGCGGGCGACCACGTCCTCGCACTTGGCCCGCGCCAGGGTCAGGGCCGCGTCGGCCGGGTCCAGCGGGCCGTGCCGCTCGCGAGCCCGCGCGAGGGCGGCCTCCTCGTCCAGGCCGGAGACCAGCACCTCGGGTTCGACGCCGGCGCTGCGCAGCGTGGTGAGGCGGGCAGGGGAGGCGGAGGCGAGGACGAGGGGGAGCATGCGTTCTTCTCTCGGTGGGGGGTCTCAGAGCTCGCCGAGCACCGCGGCCCGCAGCGTGTCCAGCCCGACCCCGCCGATGTCCAGCGCCCGGCGGTGGAAGGCCTTGAGGTCGAAGTCCTCGCCCTCGCGCTCGCGCACCTGGTCGCGCAGCTGCAGCCAGAGCCGCTCGCCGATCTTGTAGCTGGGGGCCTGGCCGGGCCAGCCCAGGTAGCGGTCCAGCTCGAAGCGGACGAAGCCCTCGTCCATGTTCACGTGGTTCTGCAGGAACTGCCAGGCCTTGTCGTAGGTCCAGGCGCCCCCGCCGACCTCTGCCGGGGCCTCGAAGCCGCAGTGCACGCCGATGTCGAGCACGACCCGCGCCGCCCGCAGCGACTGGCCGTCGAGCAGCCCCATCCGGTCCCCGGGGTCGTCCATGTAGCCCAGGTCGGCCATCAGCCACTCGCTGTAGAGCGCCCAGCCCTCCCCGTGCCCGGAGGTCCAGGACGCCAGCCGGCGCCAGCGGTTGAGCAGCTCGGAGCGGTAGACGGTCTGCCCGATCTGCAGGTGGTGGCCCGGCACGCCCTCGTGGTAGACGGTGGTCAGCTCGCGCCAGGTGGAGAACCGGGTGACGCCCTTGGGCACCGACCACCACATCCGACCGGGCCGGGAGAAGTCCTCCGAGGGGCCGGTGTAGTAGATCCCGCCGGTCTGGCTGGGTGCGATCATGCACTCGATGGTGCGGACCGGCTCCGGCACGTCGAAGTGGGTGCCGGCCAGCTGGGCCACCGCCTCGTCCGCCTTGACCTGCATCCACTCGCGCAGGGCCTCGGTGCCCTCGAGCTGGTAGCGGGGGTCGTCGTCGAGGATCGCCACCGCCTCCTTGACGGTGGCGCCGGGACGGATCTGCTCCGCGGTCTCCTCCATCATCGCGGTGATCCGGGCCAGCTCCTCCTGGCCCCACGCGTAGGTCTCCTCCAGGTCGATCTGGGCACCGAGGAAGCCGCGGGAGCGCAGCGCGTAGACCTCCCGGCCGCACGCGTCGGACTCCGACGCAAGGGCGGCCAGCTCCGTCTCCAGGTATGCCGCGAGCGTGCCGAAGGCCGCCTTGGCGCCCCGGACCGCGGCCGCCAGGCCGGCCTGCAGCTGCTCGGACTGGCCCCCGGCCTCGGTCAGCAGGGCGTCGAAGGTGCTCGCCTCGTCCCCGGCCTGGTCGCGGCACTGCTCGGCGACGCGGTCGACCTGGCGGCGGGGGCTGACCTGCCCCTGCTCGGCGGACCAGCGCAGGGCGGAGACGTACTGCTCCACCGCGACCGGCATCGCCTCGAGCCGGGCCACGATGTTCTGCCACTGCTCGGGGGTGTCCTTGCCCATGATGTCGAAGATGTCGCGCAATTCCTGCGGGGCGGAGGCGATGACGTTGAGGTCGACCGGTGCCCGGCCGGCGAGGACGAGGTCCAGCTCCTCGACCTGCAGACCCAGGCGCTCGCGCAGGGCGGCGACCGTCACCCGGTCCACGTCATCCTCCGGCAGCAGCCCACCGAGCTGCTCCAGGGTCCGGCCGGCCAGCTCACGCTGGGCCCGCAGTCCCTCGACCGACAGGTCGTCGATGGCGTGGTCCTGCCCGGGCACCCCCAGGTAGGTCGCCTCCAGGGGGCTCAGCGCCACGGCGGCGTCCAGGTGGGCCTCGGCGAGGCGGTCGATCTCGGTCTGCTGGCGGCTCTGCTCGGTCACGACAGCAACCTACCTGTCGGCGACCCCACCCAGCCACGCCCGGTCGAGGCCACGCATGCGGTCACCGGATGACGCGGTCATGCACGCGACCGCGCGCCCGTGCGTGCACAGGTGCAGCAGTCGATGCCGCTGCGGGCTGGCGGCAGGCGCGGCATACCCTCTGGTCATGACCGGACGGATCCGCTCCACGAACCTGGCTCACCCCAAGCCCGACCCCGGCACGCCGCGGACGACCGGCATCGACAAGCGCGCGGCGTCGGGGATCGAGCTGTTCACCCCCGGTCCTCGGTATGGCGACGGGCCGGGCGTGGTGGGCGACCTCATCGGCGACGCCCAGCACCACGGCGGCGCCCAGAAGGCGGTGTACGCCTTCAGCCGCGAGGAGCTCGACTGGTGGGAGGGCGAGCTCGGGCGAGGGCTCTCGGACGGGATGTTCGGGGAGAACCTCACCACGGAGGGGCTGAACCTGGAGGCTCTGCTGATCAACCAGCGGGTCCGAGTCGGCGACGAGGTGGTGCTCGAGGTGTCGGTCCCTCGCACCCCCTGCGCCACCTTCCAGCGACACCTGGGCGAACGGGCCTGGGTGCGCCGGTTCACCGAGCGCGGCCGCTGCGGCAGCTACTTTCGCGTGGTGGTCCCGGGTCAGGTCCGGCCCGGCGACCTGGTCGAGGTGCTGGAGCCGCCCGCGCACGACGTCGACATGCGCACGGCCTTCGCCTCGGCGATGGGGGACGACGACGCCGGTCGCAGGGTGCTGGAGGCC containing:
- the paaB gene encoding 1,2-phenylacetyl-CoA epoxidase subunit PaaB, whose translation is MSTTWPLWEVFVRSRRGLNHVHAGSLHAPDAQMALRNARDLYTRRQEGVSLWVVASADITASSPEEKDSFFDPAADKVYRHPTFYDVPEDVEYL
- the paaC gene encoding 1,2-phenylacetyl-CoA epoxidase subunit PaaC, encoding MSELTSGPVIAGRRPDVGGLDGATPAELHAAYLLSLGDDALIYAQRLGEWLTHAPQIEEDMALGNVGLDLLGQARALLTRAGEVEGEGRDEDALAMLRDERRFRNVQLVEQPRGDFAHEMARMLWFASYQYELYSRLVDSADEVLAGIAQKAVKEVDYHRDHATQWVLRLGDGTELSHARMQAALEAVHPYVRELGEDYTAAVWASEQAIGVLPSALTEAVNAGVAQVVSQATLTMPEPPRWHARGGRDGVHSEAMGYLLAEMQHIARSHPGATW
- the paaD gene encoding 1,2-phenylacetyl-CoA epoxidase subunit PaaD, giving the protein MELAQAPRAVATDQLLAQVEAALREVPDPEIPVITIHQLGVIREIERVGEGLRVTITPTYSGCPAMRVMEEDIRRVCGRAGVPVEVVTRLSPAWTTDWMSEEGREALRRFGIAPPTGQKAHGPVPVGLSVRQVSCPLCGSEQTEEISRFGSTACKALRRCLSCREPFDEFKTL
- the paaE gene encoding 1,2-phenylacetyl-CoA epoxidase subunit PaaE; amino-acid sequence: MLSLLQQQPTRRRATFHDLTVTRVDRLTDDAVAISFAVPEELSREFDFQPGQHLTVRATIDGQDVRRSYSCCISRAEARRRGEVRVASMRVPTGLMSTWLGSEVRPGDTLQVMTPMGSFVCPTDPTARRHHVGVAAGSGITPVLSLLTTALEEEPQSRATLIFGNRRTDSIMFLEELMDLKNRFPGRFILLNVLSREVQDLELFTGRIDREKFEEFLATFVPEDEVDEWYLCGPLGMVETVRAVLAERDVDPEHVHHEIFHVDDAGTPVTQTAPVEVDPSAPPEAVVTVTLDGRTTTVPMPTRVESILDATLRERPDAPFSCTGGVCGTCRAKVVTGEVRMDRNYALEPDEVERGYRLMCQSHPVSDQVTIDYDA
- a CDS encoding NAD(P)/FAD-dependent oxidoreductase, which codes for MAVDVRKIAVVGAGMVGLSTAWFLREQGVEVTVLDRTGVGAGASWGNAGWLTPAIATPLPEPAVLRYGVRAVISANSPVYVPPTLDPNLARFVAGFVRHSTGSRWTTAMQALLPVNAQSLDAFDHLAAHGVAAPVLDAEPFTAAYERAGDVQGLLEEFEQIERAGGRVEHELIGGAEARRREPALSEKVQAAVVIHGQRYLRPVEYVEALAEAVRGQGTPIVAGADVLGIDDLGPAGVQVRTAGPGSGSYDAVVVATGAWLGDLVRPFGVRHVVQAGRGYSFSVETEHLPAGPLYFPAVRVALTPLGDRLRVAGMMEFRKADAALDPRRIRAIVEAARPLLHGADLDRRQDEWVGSRPVTADGLPLIGRTESERVFVAGGHGMWGVTLGPVTGRLLAEQITTGQVPAELTPFDPLRRLRWAPSRLSAARRRTGSTQV
- a CDS encoding Maf family protein, whose product is MLPLVLASASPARLTTLRSAGVEPEVLVSGLDEEAALARARERHGPLDPADAALTLARAKCEDVVARHDPEALVLGCDSVLELDGALHGKPGSSQVAIERWRTMRGRSGTLHTGHWLVDNRDPEEGGTGGTLGATASTVVHFADLSDAEIAAYVATGEPLQVAGAFTVDGLGGPYVTGIEGDYHAVVGVSLPLLRELLQELGLAWHELRR
- a CDS encoding DUF885 domain-containing protein, whose product is MTEQSRQQTEIDRLAEAHLDAAVALSPLEATYLGVPGQDHAIDDLSVEGLRAQRELAGRTLEQLGGLLPEDDVDRVTVAALRERLGLQVEELDLVLAGRAPVDLNVIASAPQELRDIFDIMGKDTPEQWQNIVARLEAMPVAVEQYVSALRWSAEQGQVSPRRQVDRVAEQCRDQAGDEASTFDALLTEAGGQSEQLQAGLAAAVRGAKAAFGTLAAYLETELAALASESDACGREVYALRSRGFLGAQIDLEETYAWGQEELARITAMMEETAEQIRPGATVKEAVAILDDDPRYQLEGTEALREWMQVKADEAVAQLAGTHFDVPEPVRTIECMIAPSQTGGIYYTGPSEDFSRPGRMWWSVPKGVTRFSTWRELTTVYHEGVPGHHLQIGQTVYRSELLNRWRRLASWTSGHGEGWALYSEWLMADLGYMDDPGDRMGLLDGQSLRAARVVLDIGVHCGFEAPAEVGGGAWTYDKAWQFLQNHVNMDEGFVRFELDRYLGWPGQAPSYKIGERLWLQLRDQVREREGEDFDLKAFHRRALDIGGVGLDTLRAAVLGEL
- a CDS encoding MOSC domain-containing protein, which produces MTGRIRSTNLAHPKPDPGTPRTTGIDKRAASGIELFTPGPRYGDGPGVVGDLIGDAQHHGGAQKAVYAFSREELDWWEGELGRGLSDGMFGENLTTEGLNLEALLINQRVRVGDEVVLEVSVPRTPCATFQRHLGERAWVRRFTERGRCGSYFRVVVPGQVRPGDLVEVLEPPAHDVDMRTAFASAMGDDDAGRRVLEARCLPPMYHERLVRRFAPAT